Proteins from one Corallococcus exiguus genomic window:
- a CDS encoding alpha/beta fold hydrolase, with product MTISVRRPRVLLSVLLGLSLGCATARPQAASAPVETTVSASEPLVAQEADAVFTSYRFQDGAVLPEVRIHYATLGTPRRDASGAVTNAVLLLHWTSASGEVLRSKSFQDALFAPGRPLDATKYLLIFPDSVGHGRSSKPSDGLRTKFPAYGYRDMVELQHQLVTRTLGIRRLHAIVGLSMGGMNAWQWSELYPDAVEGVMPIVSLPTRIAGRNLLWRRFVSGQIRNDPEWKDGLYTAQPRGWLEAFPVFRMMLDGVPHLQATLPDAQSADAFIATARAQAAGMDANDILYSLESSRDYDPEGALGDIQAHVFALNFSDDEFNPVTLRTLETLMPRVKRGRFVVQEGSASSFGHFTQAHPELWADQVAAFLKFLEEG from the coding sequence ATGACGATTTCCGTCCGCCGGCCTCGCGTCCTGCTGTCCGTGCTGTTGGGGCTGTCCCTGGGGTGCGCCACCGCGCGTCCCCAGGCCGCCTCGGCGCCTGTGGAGACAACGGTGTCGGCGTCCGAGCCACTCGTGGCCCAGGAGGCAGACGCGGTCTTCACCAGCTACCGCTTCCAGGATGGGGCGGTGCTGCCGGAAGTGCGCATCCACTACGCGACGCTGGGCACGCCGCGCCGGGACGCCTCCGGCGCGGTGACGAACGCGGTGCTGCTCCTGCACTGGACGAGCGCGAGCGGCGAGGTGCTGCGGAGCAAGTCCTTCCAGGACGCGCTGTTCGCGCCGGGCCGTCCGCTGGACGCGACGAAATACCTCCTCATCTTCCCGGACAGCGTGGGCCACGGCCGCTCCAGCAAGCCGAGCGACGGCCTGCGCACGAAGTTCCCGGCCTACGGCTACCGGGACATGGTGGAGCTTCAGCACCAGCTCGTGACGCGGACGCTGGGCATCCGGCGTCTGCACGCCATCGTGGGCCTGTCCATGGGCGGCATGAACGCGTGGCAGTGGAGCGAGCTGTACCCGGACGCGGTGGAGGGCGTGATGCCCATCGTGTCCCTGCCCACGCGCATCGCGGGGCGCAACCTGCTGTGGCGGCGCTTCGTGTCGGGACAGATCCGCAACGACCCGGAATGGAAGGACGGCCTCTACACCGCGCAGCCCCGGGGCTGGCTGGAGGCGTTCCCGGTCTTCCGGATGATGCTGGACGGGGTGCCGCACCTGCAGGCCACGCTTCCGGATGCGCAGTCGGCGGATGCCTTCATCGCGACGGCACGGGCGCAGGCGGCGGGCATGGACGCCAATGACATCCTGTACTCGCTGGAGTCCTCGCGGGACTACGACCCGGAGGGCGCGCTCGGGGACATCCAGGCCCACGTGTTCGCGCTCAACTTCTCCGACGACGAGTTCAACCCTGTCACCCTGCGCACGCTGGAGACGTTGATGCCGAGGGTAAAGCGCGGCCGCTTCGTGGTGCAGGAAGGCAGCGCGAGCTCCTTCGGCCACTTCACCCAGGCACACCCGGAGCTGTGGGCGGATCAGGTCGCCGCGTTCCTGAAGTTCCTCGAGGAGGGGTGA
- a CDS encoding HNH endonuclease, translating into METLVLSQSYEPVARIPWQRAIMLLVQGKVEVVEEYEDRVIRSVTVELRMPSVIRFVRALWKGPRGVRFSRENVYQRDQCRCQYCGHKVTRPEATYDHVLPRAQGGRTSWENIVIACVPCNQKKGNRTPAQARMTLRTVPAKPKRLPDALVVSFLVEKGLPLSWRKFLRDVAYWHTELEA; encoded by the coding sequence ATGGAAACGCTGGTGCTGAGCCAGTCCTATGAACCCGTCGCACGCATCCCCTGGCAACGCGCCATCATGCTGCTCGTCCAGGGCAAGGTGGAGGTCGTCGAGGAGTACGAGGACCGCGTCATCCGCTCGGTGACGGTGGAGCTGCGCATGCCGTCCGTCATCCGCTTCGTGCGCGCCCTGTGGAAGGGCCCGCGCGGCGTGCGCTTCAGCCGTGAGAACGTCTACCAGCGCGACCAGTGCCGCTGCCAGTACTGCGGCCACAAGGTGACCCGTCCGGAGGCCACGTACGACCACGTGCTGCCGCGCGCGCAGGGCGGCCGCACGAGCTGGGAGAACATCGTCATCGCCTGCGTGCCCTGCAACCAGAAGAAGGGCAACCGCACCCCGGCGCAGGCGCGCATGACGCTGCGCACCGTGCCCGCGAAGCCGAAGCGGCTGCCGGACGCGCTGGTCGTCTCGTTCCTCGTGGAGAAGGGCCTGCCCCTGTCCTGGCGCAAGTTCCTGAGGGACGTGGCCTATTGGCACACGGAGCTGGAAGCGTAG
- a CDS encoding quinone oxidoreductase family protein — MKAIRYHQVGGPEVLRWEDAPEPVPGPGQVLVRVHAAGVNFADTERRRGLYDAQAPLPRILGSEAAGVVRAVGPGVDASWVGRRVVALTKEAYAEAALAPVEELLVLPPEVSFEEAAALLVQGLTAYHVVHTVGRVEAGQTVLIHAAAGGVGLLAVQLAKAAGARVIGTVSGEAKAKLARDVGADAVIRYDQEDVAASVRELTQGRGVERVLDSVGASTWQASLDALAPFGHLVSYGNASGHPPSVEVESLYAKSLTVGAYWLRTPTPPEVQRKAREALLAEVVAKRLRIVVGLALPLSRAEEAHRQLEGRSTVGKVVLLGSD; from the coding sequence ATGAAAGCCATCCGCTACCACCAGGTGGGAGGGCCGGAGGTCCTCCGTTGGGAGGACGCGCCGGAGCCCGTGCCCGGGCCGGGCCAGGTGCTCGTGCGAGTCCATGCCGCGGGCGTGAACTTCGCGGACACCGAGCGCCGCCGCGGGCTGTACGACGCCCAGGCGCCCCTGCCTCGCATCCTGGGCAGCGAAGCCGCGGGCGTGGTGCGAGCGGTAGGGCCGGGTGTGGACGCATCCTGGGTGGGCCGCCGCGTGGTCGCCCTGACGAAGGAGGCCTACGCGGAGGCCGCGCTCGCGCCGGTGGAAGAGTTGCTGGTGCTGCCACCGGAGGTGTCCTTCGAGGAGGCCGCCGCGCTGCTGGTGCAGGGCCTGACGGCGTACCACGTGGTGCACACCGTGGGGCGCGTGGAGGCGGGGCAGACGGTGCTCATCCACGCGGCGGCCGGCGGCGTGGGGCTGCTCGCGGTGCAGCTGGCGAAGGCGGCGGGAGCGCGGGTCATCGGCACGGTGTCGGGCGAGGCGAAGGCGAAGCTCGCGCGGGACGTGGGCGCGGACGCCGTCATCCGCTACGACCAGGAGGACGTCGCGGCGAGCGTGCGCGAGCTGACGCAGGGGCGCGGCGTGGAGCGCGTGCTGGACTCCGTGGGCGCGAGCACCTGGCAGGCCAGCCTGGATGCGCTGGCGCCCTTCGGGCACCTGGTGAGCTACGGCAACGCCAGCGGCCACCCGCCGTCCGTGGAGGTGGAGTCGCTCTACGCGAAGTCGCTCACCGTGGGCGCCTACTGGCTGCGCACGCCCACGCCCCCGGAGGTGCAGCGCAAGGCGCGTGAGGCGCTGCTGGCGGAGGTCGTGGCGAAGCGCCTGCGCATCGTGGTGGGACTGGCGCTGCCGCTGTCCCGCGCGGAAGAGGCCCACCGCCAGTTGGAAGGGCGGAGCACGGTGGGCAAGGTCGTGCTGCTGGGCTCGGACTGA
- a CDS encoding class I SAM-dependent methyltransferase: protein MEPDVKGNTGPMGHDAAAYAQRQDGLSPEPLRDAAWSVAGQRAFGVVLDVGSGSGGWIRRLRQNPAVERILSTDIHDAGASRLPGVEFQLRDVSRDALPWGDGSVDWVFAIEVLEHLANPRHFVKEAFRVLKPGGHLFFTTPNNDSLTARLSFLVRGYFPAFCEQDYRDSGHITPITELDARRMAVEAGFQSIDFDYPLPGRIPRSSVYWQRFVPGLRGRWWSDGLFALLTRPR from the coding sequence ATGGAGCCAGATGTGAAGGGCAACACGGGACCGATGGGCCATGATGCCGCCGCCTACGCGCAGCGTCAGGACGGGCTGTCCCCGGAGCCGCTGCGGGACGCGGCCTGGAGCGTGGCGGGGCAGCGGGCCTTTGGCGTGGTGCTCGACGTGGGCTCGGGCAGTGGTGGGTGGATCCGCCGGCTGCGGCAGAACCCCGCCGTCGAGCGCATCCTCAGCACGGACATCCACGACGCGGGCGCCAGCCGCCTGCCGGGCGTGGAGTTCCAGCTGCGGGACGTGTCCCGGGACGCGCTGCCGTGGGGCGATGGGTCGGTGGACTGGGTGTTCGCCATCGAGGTGCTGGAGCACCTGGCCAACCCGCGCCACTTCGTGAAGGAGGCCTTCCGCGTGCTCAAGCCCGGAGGCCACCTCTTCTTCACCACGCCCAACAACGACAGCCTGACGGCAAGGTTGTCCTTCCTGGTCCGGGGCTACTTTCCCGCGTTCTGCGAGCAGGACTACCGGGACTCCGGACACATCACGCCCATTACGGAACTGGACGCGCGGCGCATGGCCGTGGAGGCGGGCTTCCAGTCCATCGACTTCGACTATCCGCTGCCCGGGCGGATTCCCCGCAGCAGCGTGTACTGGCAGCGGTTCGTGCCGGGGCTGCGCGGCCGGTGGTGGAGTGACGGGCTGTTCGCGCTGCTGACGCGCCCGCGCTGA
- a CDS encoding MarR family winged helix-turn-helix transcriptional regulator, giving the protein MSQDELQRTLCNCLALRQASRHVTQFYDQVLAPSGLRTTQYSILHRVQTQGPLTVNALADQLVMDPSTLTHNLKPLLKDGFVVLEVGRTDRRQRAIAITPEGQGVYRKARPLWLRAQSDFENAVGNTQATALRDLLAAVSRTGLGEAEAEAEAPPAPKGKTRRSGR; this is encoded by the coding sequence ATGTCCCAAGACGAACTCCAGCGCACCCTCTGCAATTGCCTGGCGCTGCGGCAGGCCAGCCGTCACGTCACTCAGTTCTATGATCAGGTGCTCGCGCCCAGCGGCCTTCGGACGACGCAGTACTCCATCCTCCACCGCGTCCAGACCCAGGGCCCGCTGACCGTGAACGCGCTGGCGGATCAGCTCGTCATGGACCCCTCCACGCTCACCCACAACCTGAAGCCCCTCTTGAAGGACGGCTTCGTGGTGCTGGAGGTGGGCCGCACCGACCGGCGCCAGCGCGCCATCGCCATCACTCCGGAAGGGCAGGGCGTCTACCGCAAGGCCCGGCCCCTGTGGCTGCGCGCCCAGTCGGACTTCGAGAACGCCGTGGGCAACACCCAGGCCACCGCGCTGCGGGACCTGCTGGCCGCCGTCTCCCGGACGGGACTGGGCGAAGCCGAAGCGGAGGCCGAAGCCCCTCCGGCTCCCAAGGGCAAAACTCGCCGCAGCGGACGCTGA
- a CDS encoding GFA family protein, protein MTQNDLQKTPALSGLHTYAGGCLCGAVRYEASVDLADVTRCNCTICMKYGYGGGAGMKPDAFRLLKGQDAIKKYGRDGSPNTRSFCGRCGVVCFGDGDVPELGGKFVSIYVNTLDDVDPSLLTFKYWDGRHDNWMAGARSTPWPFQAAA, encoded by the coding sequence ATGACCCAGAACGACCTTCAGAAGACCCCTGCCCTGAGCGGCCTGCACACCTACGCGGGCGGCTGCCTGTGTGGCGCCGTGCGTTACGAGGCCTCCGTGGACCTGGCGGACGTGACCCGCTGCAACTGCACCATCTGCATGAAGTACGGCTACGGCGGCGGCGCGGGGATGAAGCCGGACGCCTTCCGGCTCCTCAAGGGCCAGGACGCCATCAAGAAGTACGGGCGCGACGGCAGCCCCAACACGCGCAGCTTCTGCGGTCGCTGCGGCGTCGTGTGCTTCGGCGACGGCGACGTCCCGGAGCTGGGCGGGAAGTTCGTCTCCATCTACGTCAACACGCTGGATGACGTGGACCCGTCGCTGCTCACCTTCAAGTACTGGGACGGCCGGCACGACAACTGGATGGCCGGGGCGCGCTCCACTCCGTGGCCCTTCCAGGCCGCCGCCTGA
- a CDS encoding FAD-binding dehydrogenase: MGQEVDVIVVGGGLAGLVAATELADAGKRVAVVDQEGPQNLGGQAFWSFGGLFLVDSPEQRRMGIKDSHALAMVDWMGTAAFDREEDHWPRQWAEAFVNFAAGEMRPWLVQQGMSWFPVVGWAERGGYGAVGHGNSVPRFHVTWGTGPGVLEPFVRRAKAAEAKGTLTFHFRHRVDELLTQNGAVVGVRGMVLEPTDVPRGASSSRVTTGDFELRASAVIVTSGGIGGNHELVRKAWPERMGPAPKFMIQGVPDHVDGRMIAITEAAGGRLINRDRMWHYTEGLRNWNPIWPRHGIRILPGPSSLWLDATGKRLPPPLFPGFDTLGTLEHILKTGHEHTWFILNQWIIKKEFALSGSEQNPDLTGKDWLGVLNRAVGKKAMGPVEAFKEKGEDFVISNNLRDLVAGMNAKTEAPLLDFATVEREVKARDLQMDNPFSKDLQLAAIRQARNYRGDKLVRTAKLHRILDPNAGPLIGVKLNILTRKTLGGFETDLQGRVFNAQGKTIPGLYAAGEVAGFGGGGVHGYRALEGTFLGGCIFSGRAAGRAASGNV, from the coding sequence ATGGGACAGGAAGTGGATGTCATTGTCGTGGGCGGAGGGCTCGCGGGACTCGTCGCCGCGACCGAGCTCGCGGATGCGGGCAAGCGCGTCGCCGTGGTGGACCAGGAGGGACCGCAGAACCTGGGCGGCCAGGCGTTCTGGTCGTTCGGCGGCCTGTTCCTCGTGGACTCGCCCGAGCAGCGGCGCATGGGCATCAAGGACTCCCACGCGCTCGCGATGGTGGACTGGATGGGCACCGCCGCCTTCGACCGCGAAGAGGACCACTGGCCGCGTCAGTGGGCGGAGGCCTTCGTCAACTTCGCCGCGGGCGAGATGCGCCCCTGGCTGGTCCAACAGGGCATGAGCTGGTTCCCCGTGGTGGGCTGGGCGGAGCGAGGCGGCTACGGCGCCGTGGGCCACGGCAACTCCGTCCCCCGCTTCCACGTCACCTGGGGCACCGGCCCCGGCGTGCTGGAGCCCTTCGTCCGCCGCGCCAAGGCCGCGGAGGCCAAGGGCACCCTCACCTTCCACTTCCGCCACCGCGTGGACGAACTGCTCACGCAGAACGGCGCGGTGGTGGGCGTGCGCGGCATGGTGCTGGAGCCCACGGACGTCCCCCGGGGCGCCAGCAGCTCGCGCGTGACGACGGGCGACTTCGAGCTGCGCGCGAGCGCGGTCATCGTCACGTCCGGCGGCATTGGCGGCAACCACGAGCTGGTGCGCAAGGCGTGGCCCGAGCGCATGGGCCCCGCGCCGAAGTTCATGATTCAGGGCGTGCCCGACCACGTGGACGGCCGGATGATCGCCATCACGGAGGCCGCGGGTGGACGCCTCATCAACCGCGACCGCATGTGGCACTACACGGAGGGCCTGCGGAACTGGAACCCCATCTGGCCCCGTCACGGCATCCGCATCCTGCCGGGCCCCAGCTCGCTGTGGCTGGACGCCACCGGCAAGCGCCTGCCGCCGCCGCTGTTCCCCGGCTTCGACACGCTGGGCACGCTGGAGCACATCCTCAAGACGGGCCACGAGCACACCTGGTTCATCCTCAACCAGTGGATCATCAAGAAGGAGTTCGCGCTCTCCGGTTCGGAGCAGAACCCGGACCTCACGGGCAAGGACTGGCTGGGCGTGCTCAACCGCGCCGTGGGCAAGAAGGCCATGGGCCCGGTGGAGGCCTTCAAGGAGAAGGGCGAGGACTTCGTCATCTCCAACAACCTGCGCGACCTGGTCGCCGGGATGAACGCGAAGACGGAAGCCCCGCTGCTGGACTTCGCCACGGTGGAGCGCGAGGTGAAGGCCCGCGACCTCCAGATGGACAACCCCTTCAGCAAGGACCTGCAGCTCGCGGCCATCCGCCAGGCGCGCAACTACCGGGGTGACAAGCTGGTGCGCACCGCGAAGCTACACCGCATCCTGGACCCCAACGCGGGGCCGCTCATCGGCGTGAAGCTGAACATCCTCACGCGCAAGACGCTGGGCGGCTTCGAAACGGACCTCCAGGGCCGCGTCTTCAACGCCCAGGGGAAGACCATCCCAGGGCTCTATGCGGCAGGTGAGGTGGCCGGCTTCGGAGGCGGTGGCGTCCACGGCTACCGCGCCCTGGAAGGCACGTTCCTGGGAGGCTGCATCTTCTCCGGCCGCGCCGCGGGCCGGGCCGCCTCGGGGAATGTGTAG
- a CDS encoding S9 family peptidase: protein MPAWKSLSRVLAPTLLLPLLGAAPPATLPATKPASAVKAVAGATAARPSKQYSVEQFMGSTEVMAPVFTSDGKQLLFSSNASGIFNVHSVPVGGGKPTALTRSKTDSIRVVGAFPRDSRFLFERDKGGDEQTHVYVRTPDGKEKDLTPMKQGVAGFLGFSHDDSAFYLTTNERDPGAMDVYRYDAKTYARTLLAQNDKGFGVAAVAPDESWVALEEAITTSDGNVWRYDVATKALKNLTPHTGSASYRVGDIHPVTGELYVITDDGSEFTRVVRPAKEAGRWEDVEKADWDIYGTHFSRSGAFRVSIINVDAGIEVRLHDVKAGTQVPLTQLPAGMISEVVFSRDEKQLAVQLETDRTSANLYVLDLATKKTRRVTDTMSRELDSEDLVDAQVVRFKSFDGMEIPNLLFKPHQATAEHKAPAIVYVHGGPGGQTSRGYNNFVQYLVNRGYVVLGINNRGSTGYGKTFLRADDQKHGKDPLRDCVEARKYLASLPYVDGSRVGILGASYGGYMVLAALAFHPDSFDVGVDVFGPSNWLRTLKSMPPEWGAFRQAMFQEMGNPETQEVMLKEISPFFHAERIQKPLFVVQGANDPRVPQAESDDIVAAVKKNGVPVEYLLLPDEGHGFKKKKNEAEVDRRVLEFFDRYLKAATATAPKP, encoded by the coding sequence ATGCCCGCGTGGAAGTCCCTGTCCCGTGTCCTTGCCCCGACGTTGCTCCTGCCGCTGCTGGGGGCCGCGCCGCCCGCCACCCTGCCCGCCACGAAGCCCGCTTCGGCCGTGAAGGCGGTCGCGGGCGCGACGGCGGCCCGGCCGTCGAAGCAGTACTCGGTGGAGCAGTTCATGGGGTCCACGGAGGTGATGGCCCCGGTCTTCACCTCGGATGGCAAGCAGCTGCTCTTCTCGTCGAACGCGTCCGGCATCTTCAACGTGCACAGCGTGCCGGTGGGTGGGGGCAAGCCCACCGCGCTGACGCGCTCGAAGACGGACAGCATCCGGGTGGTGGGGGCCTTCCCGCGCGACAGCCGCTTCCTCTTCGAGCGCGACAAGGGCGGCGATGAGCAGACGCACGTCTACGTGCGCACGCCGGACGGCAAGGAGAAGGACCTCACGCCCATGAAGCAGGGCGTGGCCGGCTTCCTGGGCTTCAGCCACGACGACAGCGCGTTCTACCTCACCACCAACGAGCGCGACCCGGGCGCCATGGACGTGTACCGCTATGACGCGAAGACGTACGCGCGCACGCTCCTGGCCCAGAACGACAAGGGGTTCGGCGTCGCCGCCGTGGCCCCGGACGAGAGCTGGGTGGCGCTGGAGGAGGCGATCACCACGTCGGACGGCAACGTGTGGCGCTACGACGTCGCGACGAAGGCACTGAAGAACCTCACGCCCCACACGGGCTCGGCCAGCTACCGGGTGGGAGACATCCACCCTGTCACCGGGGAGTTGTACGTCATCACGGACGACGGCTCGGAGTTCACCCGGGTGGTGCGCCCGGCGAAGGAGGCCGGCAGGTGGGAGGACGTGGAGAAGGCGGACTGGGACATCTATGGCACGCACTTCTCGCGCTCGGGGGCGTTCCGCGTCTCCATCATCAACGTGGACGCTGGCATCGAGGTGCGCCTGCACGACGTGAAGGCCGGCACCCAGGTTCCGCTGACGCAGCTCCCCGCCGGGATGATCTCCGAGGTCGTCTTCTCCCGTGACGAGAAGCAGCTGGCGGTCCAGCTGGAGACGGACCGCACCTCCGCGAACCTCTATGTCCTGGACCTAGCCACGAAGAAGACCCGGCGCGTGACGGACACGATGAGCCGCGAGCTCGACTCCGAGGACCTGGTGGACGCGCAGGTGGTGCGCTTCAAGTCCTTCGACGGGATGGAGATCCCCAACCTGCTCTTCAAGCCGCACCAGGCGACGGCGGAGCACAAGGCCCCCGCCATCGTCTACGTGCACGGCGGCCCCGGCGGCCAGACGAGCCGGGGCTACAACAACTTCGTCCAGTACCTGGTGAACCGCGGCTACGTGGTGCTGGGCATCAACAACCGGGGCAGCACCGGCTACGGCAAGACGTTCCTGAGGGCGGACGACCAGAAGCACGGCAAGGATCCGCTGCGAGACTGCGTGGAGGCGCGCAAGTACCTGGCGAGCCTGCCGTACGTGGACGGCTCGCGCGTGGGCATCCTCGGCGCCAGCTACGGTGGCTACATGGTGCTGGCGGCGCTCGCCTTCCACCCGGACTCCTTCGACGTGGGCGTGGACGTCTTCGGCCCGTCCAACTGGCTGCGCACGCTCAAGAGCATGCCGCCCGAGTGGGGCGCCTTCCGTCAGGCCATGTTCCAGGAGATGGGCAACCCGGAGACGCAGGAGGTGATGCTCAAGGAGATCTCCCCCTTCTTCCACGCGGAGCGCATCCAGAAGCCGCTGTTCGTCGTGCAGGGCGCCAACGACCCGCGCGTCCCCCAGGCGGAATCTGACGACATCGTCGCGGCGGTGAAGAAGAACGGCGTGCCCGTGGAGTACCTGCTGCTCCCCGACGAGGGCCACGGCTTCAAGAAGAAGAAGAACGAGGCGGAGGTGGACCGGCGCGTCCTGGAGTTCTTCGACCGCTACCTGAAGGCCGCCACCGCCACGGCCCCCAAGCCCTGA
- a CDS encoding MFS transporter → MRTRRFHYAWVMAAAIFVVLLCAAGVRATPSVFIVPLEREFGWSRALVSSAVSVNLVLYGLVGPFAAALMQKFGIRRTTLVSLCIIAVGVALTNFIHAPWQLLLFWGVLVGLGTGTTAMVLGATVVQRWFVARRGLVMGVLTASTATGQLVFLPLLAMLVEHRGWRVVSFTVAGVVACVIPLVAWLVRDRPSDVGLKPYGAAPEDEEVKPSSVNPLANALGALGRASRKRDFWLLAGSFFICGATTNGLVGTHLIPACMDHGIPEVRAAGLLALMGIFDLVGTTASGWMSDRFDNRWLLFWYYGLRGLALLYLPSAFEMSLFGLPLFAVFYGLDWIATVPPTVRLTTQTVGAEDGPIAFGWVVAAHQVGAGLGALGAGVIRTSLETYTPAWVVAGVICLAAALVVLRIGRGSASSPPVVGAPATH, encoded by the coding sequence ATGAGGACACGCCGGTTTCATTATGCGTGGGTGATGGCCGCGGCCATCTTCGTGGTGCTCCTGTGCGCGGCGGGCGTGCGGGCGACCCCGAGCGTCTTCATCGTCCCGCTGGAGCGGGAGTTCGGCTGGAGCCGGGCCCTCGTCTCCTCGGCCGTGTCGGTGAACCTGGTGCTCTACGGGCTCGTGGGGCCGTTCGCCGCGGCGCTGATGCAGAAGTTCGGCATCCGGCGCACGACGCTCGTGTCCCTCTGCATCATCGCGGTGGGCGTGGCGCTGACGAACTTCATCCACGCGCCGTGGCAGCTGCTGCTCTTCTGGGGCGTGCTGGTGGGGCTGGGCACGGGCACGACGGCGATGGTGCTGGGCGCCACGGTGGTGCAGCGCTGGTTCGTCGCGAGGCGCGGGCTGGTGATGGGCGTGCTGACCGCGAGCACGGCCACGGGGCAACTGGTGTTCCTTCCATTGCTCGCGATGCTGGTGGAGCACCGCGGCTGGCGCGTCGTGTCCTTCACCGTGGCGGGCGTGGTGGCGTGCGTGATTCCGCTCGTCGCATGGCTCGTGCGCGACCGGCCGTCGGACGTGGGGCTGAAGCCCTACGGAGCCGCTCCGGAGGACGAGGAGGTGAAGCCGTCCAGCGTCAATCCGCTCGCCAACGCGCTGGGGGCGCTGGGGCGGGCTTCGCGCAAGCGGGACTTCTGGCTGCTCGCGGGGAGCTTCTTCATCTGCGGCGCGACGACGAACGGGCTGGTGGGCACGCACCTGATTCCGGCGTGCATGGACCACGGCATCCCGGAGGTACGGGCTGCGGGGTTGCTCGCGCTGATGGGCATCTTCGACCTGGTGGGCACGACGGCGAGCGGCTGGATGTCGGACCGCTTCGACAACCGCTGGCTGTTGTTCTGGTACTACGGCCTGCGAGGGCTGGCGCTGCTCTACCTGCCGAGCGCCTTCGAGATGTCCCTCTTCGGCCTGCCGTTGTTCGCGGTGTTCTACGGCCTGGATTGGATCGCCACGGTGCCACCGACGGTGCGCCTGACGACGCAGACGGTGGGTGCGGAGGACGGGCCCATCGCCTTCGGCTGGGTGGTGGCAGCGCACCAGGTGGGCGCGGGCCTGGGAGCACTGGGCGCGGGCGTCATCCGCACGTCGCTGGAGACGTACACGCCCGCCTGGGTCGTCGCGGGCGTCATCTGCCTCGCGGCGGCACTGGTGGTGCTGCGCATCGGACGTGGCTCCGCTTCATCACCGCCGGTGGTGGGCGCGCCCGCGACTCACTGA
- a CDS encoding DNA-3-methyladenine glycosylase I, giving the protein MQQRCVWVGTDPLYQTYHDEEWGVPVRDSRALWEMLMLEGFQAGLAWIVILRKREAFRKAFKGFDPKVVARFTEKDVTRLMADEGIVRARAKIEATIGNARAYLKMQEAGEDFSAFVWGMAGGKPIRNVWKGRGDVPAKTELSEAYAKAFKQRGFKFVGPVIVYAWMQATGIVDDHTVDCFRHR; this is encoded by the coding sequence ATGCAACAGCGTTGCGTGTGGGTGGGGACGGATCCGCTGTACCAGACCTACCACGACGAGGAGTGGGGCGTGCCCGTGCGCGACAGCCGCGCGCTCTGGGAGATGTTGATGCTGGAGGGCTTCCAGGCGGGGCTCGCGTGGATTGTCATCCTGCGCAAGCGCGAGGCCTTCCGGAAGGCGTTCAAGGGCTTCGACCCGAAGGTGGTGGCGCGCTTCACGGAGAAGGACGTCACGCGCCTGATGGCGGACGAGGGCATCGTCCGGGCTCGCGCGAAGATTGAAGCGACCATCGGCAACGCGCGCGCCTACTTGAAGATGCAGGAGGCGGGCGAGGACTTCTCCGCGTTCGTCTGGGGCATGGCGGGCGGGAAGCCCATCCGCAATGTGTGGAAGGGCCGGGGCGACGTGCCGGCGAAGACGGAGCTGTCGGAGGCGTACGCCAAGGCCTTCAAGCAGCGCGGCTTCAAGTTCGTGGGGCCCGTCATTGTCTACGCGTGGATGCAGGCCACGGGCATCGTGGATGACCACACGGTGGACTGCTTCCGGCACCGCTGA